From the Alteromonas sp. CI.11.F.A3 genome, the window TCACCAGTAAGCTTCAGTAATGAGGCAATACTTTCTTTGAGCTCCTCTCGAAGTGCTGCACCGAAATGCTTAAGCTCTTCTGGTACTAAGCGCTCATCGTAGGCTTCACTAATACGGGGATCCGCTTTATGGAATACCATGTCCAGCATTGAAAGGCGCGAACGATAAAATGGCCATTCGGCAAACATTTCATTCACGACTTTTTCATTTTCGGCATTTTTCACGCTATCGATAGCGCGCATTACACCCAACCATGACGGCAATACAAGGCGCGTTTGTGCCCATGCAAATATCCAAGGGATAGCACGCAGACTTTCGATACCACCTTGTGGTTTACGCTTAGAAGGGCGACTGCCTAAGGGTAACTTACCCAGTTCCTGTTCAGGCGTAGCCACGCGGAAATAAGGCACGAAATCTTCATCATGGCGTACTGTGCCGCGATAGTTATCACGACCTTGCCCCGCCATAGTGGTAATAAGTTCACGCCACTCTTCTTTTGGCGCCGGGGGTGGGAACAACATGGCTTCAATTATCGCGCTGGCATAAATGCCTAGGCTGCGTTTAGCCAGTTTAGGCATACCAAACTTATAACGGATAGTTTCGCCTTGTTCGGTTACGCGGAATCCACCTTCCAATGAACCTGGAGGCTGCGAGTAAATAGCCGCGTGTGCAGGTAAACCGCCACGACCAATTGTACCGCCACGACCATGGAACAAGGTAAGTGAGCAGTTAAACTCTTCAGCAATAGCCACAAGCGCTTCTTGCGATTGATACTGAGCCCAACCTGCCGCTAGTGCGCCAGCATCTTTGGCAGAATCTGAATAACCAATCATTACGAACTGACGGCCTTTCACATAACCGCGATACCAGTCGATAGAAAGCAATTTGCGCATAACACTTGGCGAATTATTTAAGTCATCAAGTGTTTCGAACAAAGGTGCTACTGGCATTGGCCAATCTACACCGCTTTCTTTAAGCAGCAATTGAACCGCAAGTACATCTGATGGCTCACTCGCCATTGAGATAATGTAAATACCAAAACCGTGTTCGCTATGCTTAGCTATTACTTTGCACGTTTCAAGCACTTCTTTCACATCATCAGATGCACCCCATTGCGCAGGGAATAGCGGGCGTTTCGAGCCAAGCTCACGTAGCAAGAAGGCTTGTTTATCTTCTTCGCTCCATTGTGAGTAATCACCAAGGCCAAGGTAACGGGTCAGCTCGCTAAATACATCAGCATGACGTTCTGAATCTTGACGAACATCTAAGCGAAGTAAGTGAATACCGAATACATGAGCGCGGCGAATGGTATCTAGCAATAAGCCTTTCGCTACCACACCCATACCGCAATCGATAAGTGACTGGTGGCAAAGTAGTAGGGCTTCTAATAGCTCGTCATTACTTTCAATCCAGTTCGACGTATCAGGGTTTTTACCGGCCAAATAGTTAGCAATACCATCGCGGGTAGCTATAAAGCGGTCTAGTAATGGGCGAAGTAGGGCGCGATAAGGTTCGTTTGCATCGCCTACTTTTTCTCGCAGTGCGTCGTTACAGTCGTACATAGACAACTCAACTTGCAAGCGGTCTAAGTCTAAAGCGAAAAGTTTCGCGGCGCGTTTACGCGCTAACAATAATACTTGCTCGGTAACTTTAGAGGTTACGAACGGGTTGCCATCGCGGTCACCGCCCATCCAAGAACTAAATTGTACCGGTGAAGCATCTAGCGGAAGCGACACACTGTAGTCTTCTTGCAAACGGCCATCTAACTCGCGCAAGAAGTCAGGAACGGCTTCCCACAGTGAATTTTCAATAACTGAAAATCCCCAGCGAGCTTCATCGACAGGGGTAGGGCGCACAGAGCGAATTTCTTCGGTATGCCAAGCCTGACTAATTAAATCAGCAACACGGGTTTCAACTTTACTTCTGTCTGCGCCAGTGAGTGATTCTTGATGAACTTCTTGTAGGCAGTCTGCTAACTCTTTGTGTTTATGAATAAGGGTGCGACGTGTTACTTCGGTAGGGTGTGCCGTTAACACTAGGTCGATATTTAATTTGCCTACTGCCTCTTGCACTTTATCAGCCGTGAGTTCGGCTTTATCTAGATGCTTAAACAATGCATCAATAGACGCGTCAACGTTCATGGCACTGTTATATTCTTGCTCAGCAATATTACCTAGATTTAGAAACTGTGCGAATGCACGACCTACCGTCAACAAGTCGCTGTCGGTCATCGTTTTGAAAGTTTCTTTCAGTTCGTCACTACAACTCGTGTCTCCCTGATAAGACGCTCGGCCGTCTTTTCGAATCTTCTCAATGCGATCAAGCCACTCTTGGCCTAATTGGTTTTTGATGGTTTCACCTAGCGTTTTGCCAAGGTATCTAACTGTATCTTTTAGTTCAGCATCGTAATGAGTGTGCATGCTATCCTCCCAATTATATGGCCTTCACCATACTAAGTACTTAACAAGTTGTAAAACCACTTTGCGTTATAATTTACAATATTTTGTTCCATTTGCACCCATCTATTTAATGCTCAAGGCAAGATAAATTCTGGTGTGCTACACTCTTGCACCGGAAAATGCAGAAACATATTCGTGAAACGCGGTTTGTTTGAAATTTGTACTGCATTTGTAATTTAATTTCAGGAGTTCTTGTGACTGATACATTCAACACAGTAGAAACCCAAGCAAGTTACGGCATTGGTTTTCAAATGGGTCAACAATTGCAATCTAACCCTTTCGAAGGTTTAGCGATTGACGCAGTAGTGACAGGTTTAAAAGATGCTTTCGCGGGTCAAGCTCCGCAAGTTGATAACGACGCACTGCGTGATGCATTCGGCGAAATTCACAAGCGTATGCAAGCTGAGAAAGAAGAAGCAAGCAAAGCGGTTATCGAAGAGGGTGTAAAATTCCTTGA encodes:
- the ppc gene encoding phosphoenolpyruvate carboxylase → MHTHYDAELKDTVRYLGKTLGETIKNQLGQEWLDRIEKIRKDGRASYQGDTSCSDELKETFKTMTDSDLLTVGRAFAQFLNLGNIAEQEYNSAMNVDASIDALFKHLDKAELTADKVQEAVGKLNIDLVLTAHPTEVTRRTLIHKHKELADCLQEVHQESLTGADRSKVETRVADLISQAWHTEEIRSVRPTPVDEARWGFSVIENSLWEAVPDFLRELDGRLQEDYSVSLPLDASPVQFSSWMGGDRDGNPFVTSKVTEQVLLLARKRAAKLFALDLDRLQVELSMYDCNDALREKVGDANEPYRALLRPLLDRFIATRDGIANYLAGKNPDTSNWIESNDELLEALLLCHQSLIDCGMGVVAKGLLLDTIRRAHVFGIHLLRLDVRQDSERHADVFSELTRYLGLGDYSQWSEEDKQAFLLRELGSKRPLFPAQWGASDDVKEVLETCKVIAKHSEHGFGIYIISMASEPSDVLAVQLLLKESGVDWPMPVAPLFETLDDLNNSPSVMRKLLSIDWYRGYVKGRQFVMIGYSDSAKDAGALAAGWAQYQSQEALVAIAEEFNCSLTLFHGRGGTIGRGGLPAHAAIYSQPPGSLEGGFRVTEQGETIRYKFGMPKLAKRSLGIYASAIIEAMLFPPPAPKEEWRELITTMAGQGRDNYRGTVRHDEDFVPYFRVATPEQELGKLPLGSRPSKRKPQGGIESLRAIPWIFAWAQTRLVLPSWLGVMRAIDSVKNAENEKVVNEMFAEWPFYRSRLSMLDMVFHKADPRISEAYDERLVPEELKHFGAALREELKESIASLLKLTGEDDIMKTDPLGKESMEIRAAYLQPLHYLQIELLDRIRKAGDDVHNPDLERAMMVTITGIATGMRNTG